Proteins from a genomic interval of Odontesthes bonariensis isolate fOdoBon6 chromosome 7, fOdoBon6.hap1, whole genome shotgun sequence:
- the frmd4a gene encoding FERM domain-containing protein 4A isoform X8: MAVQLMPESAVCLLMMTEGRRCQVHLLDDRKLELLVQPKLMAKDLLDLVASHFNLKEKEYFGIAYTDETGHFSWLQLDRRVLEHEFPKKSGPIVLYFCVRFYIESISYLKDNATIELFFLNAKSIIYKELIEVDSDVVFELASYILQEAKGDFTSNEATRSDLKKLPALPTQALKEHPSLAYCEDRVIEHYKKLTGQSRGQAIVNYMSIVESLPTYGVHYYAVKDKQGIPWWLGLSYKGIFQYDYQDKVKPRKVFQWRQLENLYFREKKFSVEVHDPRSRASVTRRTFGHSGIAVHTWYACPALIKSIWAMAISQHQFYLDRKQSKSKIHAARSLSEIAIDLTETGTLKTSKLANMGSKGKIISGSSGSLLSSGSQESDSSQTAKKDMLAALRARQEALEETLRQRLEELKNICIREAELTGKLPKEYPLDPGEEPPTVRRKIGTAFKLDEQKILPKGEEVELERLEREFAIQSQITEAARRLASDPHVSSKKLKKQRKTSYLNALKKLQEIENSINEYRVRSGKKPTQRASLIIEEANICSEDSSLSDALVLDDDDPQVTGTPTFSPVASPHKGLPPRPPSHSRPPPPQSLDGLRHLHYTRSDYDKSPIKPKMWSESSLDEPYEKVKKRSSHSSHRRFPSSGSADAGGSNSLQSSPIRNMPHWNSQSSMPSTPDLRTRTPHYVHSTRSVDISPTRLHSLSQHFRNRSSSLESQGKLLASDPDAQPHTLGSPDFFLGPGRNSNGSDPLDDCSSCTSQSSSEHYYPSGGPPGSNPNYSTLGEDSPSKARQRQRQRHRSAGHLGSSNSGSMPNLAAKNGSGGGSGGGSMGGGHHGVYLHSQSQPSSQYRIKEYPLYVEGSPNPVVVRSLESDQEGHYSVKAQFKTSSSYTAGGLYKEAWGGEEGGEGSGRLTPSRSQIVRTPSLGREGGGGGGGGRAAVSEELRCWYQRSSGSLKERSHSHSGSTSSEAGSQQGTVGHGRGSRVGTLAKGSPAASPHSQRSMTPSSEHAATPTPPCSPQHILNWKSGSFSDSCFLSSPLCSELADAQWYGQDKAKPGTLV; this comes from the exons ATGACAGAGGGGAGGCGATGTCAGGTCCATCTCCTGGACGACAGGAAGCTGGAGCTTCTTGTACAG CCCAAACTGATGGCTAAGGACTTGCTGGACCTTGTGGCCTCTCACTTCAACCTCAAGGAGAAGGAGTACTTTGGAATTGCATACACAGACGAAAC GGGCCACTTTAGTTGGCTGCAGCTGGACCGCAGGGTTTTAGAGCATGAATTCCCCAAGAAGTCTGGTCCCATTGTCCTCTACTTCTGTGTGAG gTTCTACATTGAGAGCATATCTTACCTTAAGGACAATGCTACCATTgaactgttctttcttaatgccAAGTCCATCATATACAAG GAGCTTATTGAAGTAGACAGTGATGTTGTCTTCGAATTGGCCTCTTACATCCTACAG GAGGCCAAAGGGGATTTTACCAG CAATGAAGCAACGAGGTCTGACCTGAAAAAGCTGCCTGCTCTGCCAACTCAGGCCTTAAAGGAGCATCCATCTCTGGCCTACTG TGAAGACCGGGTCATAGAGCACTATAAGAAGCTTACTGGACAGTCTAGGGGGCAGGCTATTGTAAA TTATATGAGCATTGTAGAGTCTCTGCCCACATATGGAGTGCATTACTATGCTGTAAAG gACAAGCAGGGGATCCCTTGGTGGTTGGGTCTGAGCTACAAAGGAATCTTTCAGTATGACTACCAGGACAAAGTCAAACCCAGGAAG GTGTTTCAATGGCGTCAGTTGGAGAACCTCTACTTCAGAGAGAAGAAGTTTTCAGTGGAAGTTCATGACCCCAGGAG TAGGGCGTCGGTAACAAGAAGGACTTTTGGTCATAGTGGCATTGCTGTGCATACCTGGTACGCCTGTCCTGCACTCATCAAGTCCATCTGGGCCATGGCGATCAGTCAACACCAGTTCTACCTGGACCGCAAGCAGAGCAAG TCAAAGATCCATGCCGCGCGGAGTTTGAGTGAGATTGCGATAGACCTTACAGAAACGGGAACTTTGAAGACCTCCAAGCTGGCCAACATGGGCAGCAAGGGAAAGATCATCAGTGGCAGCAGTGGCAGTCTGCTCTCCTCAG GCTCTCAGGAATCAGACAGCTCCCAGACCGCTAAGAAGGACATGCTAGCAGCACTGAGGGCCAGGCAGGAAGCTCTGGAGGAaacactaagacagagactggAGGAACTCAAGAACATCTGTATTAGAGAAGCG GAGCTGACAGGAAAACTTCCAAAGGAATATCCTCTGGATCCGGGAGAGGAGCCACCCACAGTCAGGCGGAAGATTGGCACTGCTTTCAAATTGGACGAGCAGAAAATTCTACCTAAGGGAGAG GAAGTGGAGCTTGAGCGTTTGGAGCGTGAGTTTGCTATTCAGTCCCAGATTACAGAGGCAGCCAGGCGTCTTGCCAGTGATCCTCATGTGAGCAGCAAGAAGCTGAAGAAACAGAGGAAGACTTCTTATCTGAACGCATTGAAGAAGCTCCAGGAAATTGAGAACTCTATCAATGAGTACCGGGTCCGCTCTGGCAAGAAGCCTACACAGAGGGCGTCACTCATTATAGAAG AAGCCAATATTTGTTCTGAAGacagctcattatctgatgcacTTGTACTGGATGACG aTGACCCTCAAGTTACAGGTACCCCGACCTTCTCTCCAGTAGCATCGCCTCATAAGGGCCTCCCTCCACGCCCACCTTCTCACAGTCGGCCCCCTCCACCACAGTCACTTGATGGCCTGCGACACCTGCACTACACACGCTCTGACTATGACAAATCTCCCATCAAACCCAAGATGTGGAGCGAATCGTCACTGGATGAGCCCTATGAGAAAGTCAAGAAACGCTCATCTCACTCCAG TCACAGGCGTTTCCCAAGTTCTGGCAGTGCTGACGCAGGAGGTAGTAACTCCCTGCAGAGCAGCCCCATCAGGAACATGCCTCACTGGAACTCTCAGTCCAGCATGCCATCGACCCCAGACCTGAGAACCAGGACTCCACACTATGTACATTCCACCAG GTCAGTGGACATCAGTCCCACACGTCTGCACAGTCTCTCTCAGCACTTTAGGAACCGCAGCTCCAGCCTTGAGTCTCAGGGCAAACTGCTGGCGTCTGATCCTGACGCACAGCCGCACACCTTGGGCAGTCCTGACTTCTTCCTTGGCCCAGGACGCAACTCCAATGGTTCCGACCCACTGGATGACTGTTCATCCTGCACCAGCCAAAGCAGCTCAGAGCATTACTACCCCTCTGGTGGACCTCCTGGCAGCAATCCAAACTACTCTACTCTGGGAGAGGACTCACCTTCCAAAGCAAGGCAGAGGCAGCGGCAAAGGCACAG ATCTGCAGGTCATTTAGGTTCCTCTAACTCGGGCTCTATGCCAAACCTGGCAGCTAAGAATGGCTCTGGTGGAGGCTCAGGTGGAGGCAGTATGGGAGGAGGACATCACGGAGTCTACCTCCACAGCCAGAGCCAGCCCTCCTCACAGTACCGCATCAAGGAGTACCCTCTATACGTGGAAGGCAGCCCCAACCCTGTGGTGGTGCGCAGCCTGGAGAGCGACCAGGAGGGCCACTACAGCGTGAAGGCACAATTCAAGACCTCCAGCTCCTACACAGCCGGGGGACTGTACAAGGAGGCCTGGGGgggtgaggagggaggagaggggagCGGCCGACTCACGCCATCACGCTCTCAGATCGTACGGACTCCGTCATTGGGGAGAGAgggtggtggaggtggaggaggcggGAGGGCAGCAGTGTCAGAAGAGCTGCGTTGTTGGTACCAGAGGTCTTCAGGGAGCCTGAAAGAAAGGAGTCACTCACATTCAGGATCTACTTCTTCTGAAGCTGGGTCACAGCAAGGCACTGTGGGACATGGTCGAGGGAGTAGAGTTGGGACACTCGCCAAGGGCTCACCAG CGGCATCCCCTCACAGCCAGAGGAGTATGACGCCCTCCAGCGAGCACGCAGCCACACCCACACCACCATGTAGCCCACAGCACATCCTCAACTGGAAGAGTGG GTCTTTCAGTGACAGCTGTTTTCTCAGCAGCCCCCTGTGTTCAGAGCTGGCAGATGCGCAGTGGTACGGACAAGACAAGGCCAAACCAGGAACACTGGTCTGA
- the frmd4a gene encoding FERM domain-containing protein 4A isoform X9, giving the protein MEGLLSPMRTRMTEGRRCQVHLLDDRKLELLVQPKLMAKDLLDLVASHFNLKEKEYFGIAYTDETGHFSWLQLDRRVLEHEFPKKSGPIVLYFCVRFYIESISYLKDNATIELFFLNAKSIIYKELIEVDSDVVFELASYILQEAKGDFTSNEATRSDLKKLPALPTQALKEHPSLAYCEDRVIEHYKKLTGQSRGQAIVNYMSIVESLPTYGVHYYAVKDKQGIPWWLGLSYKGIFQYDYQDKVKPRKVFQWRQLENLYFREKKFSVEVHDPRSRASVTRRTFGHSGIAVHTWYACPALIKSIWAMAISQHQFYLDRKQSKSKIHAARSLSEIAIDLTETGTLKTSKLANMGSKGKIISGSSGSLLSSGSQESDSSQTAKKDMLAALRARQEALEETLRQRLEELKNICIREAELTGKLPKEYPLDPGEEPPTVRRKIGTAFKLDEQKILPKGEEVELERLEREFAIQSQITEAARRLASDPHVSSKKLKKQRKTSYLNALKKLQEIENSINEYRVRSGKKPTQRASLIIEEANICSEDSSLSDALVLDDDDPQVTGTPTFSPVASPHKGLPPRPPSHSRPPPPQSLDGLRHLHYTRSDYDKSPIKPKMWSESSLDEPYEKVKKRSSHSSHRRFPSSGSADAGGSNSLQSSPIRNMPHWNSQSSMPSTPDLRTRTPHYVHSTRSVDISPTRLHSLSQHFRNRSSSLESQGKLLASDPDAQPHTLGSPDFFLGPGRNSNGSDPLDDCSSCTSQSSSEHYYPSGGPPGSNPNYSTLGEDSPSKARQRQRQRHRSAGHLGSSNSGSMPNLAAKNGSGGGSGGGSMGGGHHGVYLHSQSQPSSQYRIKEYPLYVEGSPNPVVVRSLESDQEGHYSVKAQFKTSSSYTAGGLYKEAWGGEEGGEGSGRLTPSRSQIVRTPSLGREGGGGGGGGRAAVSEELRCWYQRSSGSLKERSHSHSGSTSSEAGSQQGTVGHGRGSRVGTLAKGSPAASPHSQRSMTPSSEHAATPTPPCSPQHILNWKSGSFSDSCFLSSPLCSELADAQWYGQDKAKPGTLV; this is encoded by the exons ATGACAGAGGGGAGGCGATGTCAGGTCCATCTCCTGGACGACAGGAAGCTGGAGCTTCTTGTACAG CCCAAACTGATGGCTAAGGACTTGCTGGACCTTGTGGCCTCTCACTTCAACCTCAAGGAGAAGGAGTACTTTGGAATTGCATACACAGACGAAAC GGGCCACTTTAGTTGGCTGCAGCTGGACCGCAGGGTTTTAGAGCATGAATTCCCCAAGAAGTCTGGTCCCATTGTCCTCTACTTCTGTGTGAG gTTCTACATTGAGAGCATATCTTACCTTAAGGACAATGCTACCATTgaactgttctttcttaatgccAAGTCCATCATATACAAG GAGCTTATTGAAGTAGACAGTGATGTTGTCTTCGAATTGGCCTCTTACATCCTACAG GAGGCCAAAGGGGATTTTACCAG CAATGAAGCAACGAGGTCTGACCTGAAAAAGCTGCCTGCTCTGCCAACTCAGGCCTTAAAGGAGCATCCATCTCTGGCCTACTG TGAAGACCGGGTCATAGAGCACTATAAGAAGCTTACTGGACAGTCTAGGGGGCAGGCTATTGTAAA TTATATGAGCATTGTAGAGTCTCTGCCCACATATGGAGTGCATTACTATGCTGTAAAG gACAAGCAGGGGATCCCTTGGTGGTTGGGTCTGAGCTACAAAGGAATCTTTCAGTATGACTACCAGGACAAAGTCAAACCCAGGAAG GTGTTTCAATGGCGTCAGTTGGAGAACCTCTACTTCAGAGAGAAGAAGTTTTCAGTGGAAGTTCATGACCCCAGGAG TAGGGCGTCGGTAACAAGAAGGACTTTTGGTCATAGTGGCATTGCTGTGCATACCTGGTACGCCTGTCCTGCACTCATCAAGTCCATCTGGGCCATGGCGATCAGTCAACACCAGTTCTACCTGGACCGCAAGCAGAGCAAG TCAAAGATCCATGCCGCGCGGAGTTTGAGTGAGATTGCGATAGACCTTACAGAAACGGGAACTTTGAAGACCTCCAAGCTGGCCAACATGGGCAGCAAGGGAAAGATCATCAGTGGCAGCAGTGGCAGTCTGCTCTCCTCAG GCTCTCAGGAATCAGACAGCTCCCAGACCGCTAAGAAGGACATGCTAGCAGCACTGAGGGCCAGGCAGGAAGCTCTGGAGGAaacactaagacagagactggAGGAACTCAAGAACATCTGTATTAGAGAAGCG GAGCTGACAGGAAAACTTCCAAAGGAATATCCTCTGGATCCGGGAGAGGAGCCACCCACAGTCAGGCGGAAGATTGGCACTGCTTTCAAATTGGACGAGCAGAAAATTCTACCTAAGGGAGAG GAAGTGGAGCTTGAGCGTTTGGAGCGTGAGTTTGCTATTCAGTCCCAGATTACAGAGGCAGCCAGGCGTCTTGCCAGTGATCCTCATGTGAGCAGCAAGAAGCTGAAGAAACAGAGGAAGACTTCTTATCTGAACGCATTGAAGAAGCTCCAGGAAATTGAGAACTCTATCAATGAGTACCGGGTCCGCTCTGGCAAGAAGCCTACACAGAGGGCGTCACTCATTATAGAAG AAGCCAATATTTGTTCTGAAGacagctcattatctgatgcacTTGTACTGGATGACG aTGACCCTCAAGTTACAGGTACCCCGACCTTCTCTCCAGTAGCATCGCCTCATAAGGGCCTCCCTCCACGCCCACCTTCTCACAGTCGGCCCCCTCCACCACAGTCACTTGATGGCCTGCGACACCTGCACTACACACGCTCTGACTATGACAAATCTCCCATCAAACCCAAGATGTGGAGCGAATCGTCACTGGATGAGCCCTATGAGAAAGTCAAGAAACGCTCATCTCACTCCAG TCACAGGCGTTTCCCAAGTTCTGGCAGTGCTGACGCAGGAGGTAGTAACTCCCTGCAGAGCAGCCCCATCAGGAACATGCCTCACTGGAACTCTCAGTCCAGCATGCCATCGACCCCAGACCTGAGAACCAGGACTCCACACTATGTACATTCCACCAG GTCAGTGGACATCAGTCCCACACGTCTGCACAGTCTCTCTCAGCACTTTAGGAACCGCAGCTCCAGCCTTGAGTCTCAGGGCAAACTGCTGGCGTCTGATCCTGACGCACAGCCGCACACCTTGGGCAGTCCTGACTTCTTCCTTGGCCCAGGACGCAACTCCAATGGTTCCGACCCACTGGATGACTGTTCATCCTGCACCAGCCAAAGCAGCTCAGAGCATTACTACCCCTCTGGTGGACCTCCTGGCAGCAATCCAAACTACTCTACTCTGGGAGAGGACTCACCTTCCAAAGCAAGGCAGAGGCAGCGGCAAAGGCACAG ATCTGCAGGTCATTTAGGTTCCTCTAACTCGGGCTCTATGCCAAACCTGGCAGCTAAGAATGGCTCTGGTGGAGGCTCAGGTGGAGGCAGTATGGGAGGAGGACATCACGGAGTCTACCTCCACAGCCAGAGCCAGCCCTCCTCACAGTACCGCATCAAGGAGTACCCTCTATACGTGGAAGGCAGCCCCAACCCTGTGGTGGTGCGCAGCCTGGAGAGCGACCAGGAGGGCCACTACAGCGTGAAGGCACAATTCAAGACCTCCAGCTCCTACACAGCCGGGGGACTGTACAAGGAGGCCTGGGGgggtgaggagggaggagaggggagCGGCCGACTCACGCCATCACGCTCTCAGATCGTACGGACTCCGTCATTGGGGAGAGAgggtggtggaggtggaggaggcggGAGGGCAGCAGTGTCAGAAGAGCTGCGTTGTTGGTACCAGAGGTCTTCAGGGAGCCTGAAAGAAAGGAGTCACTCACATTCAGGATCTACTTCTTCTGAAGCTGGGTCACAGCAAGGCACTGTGGGACATGGTCGAGGGAGTAGAGTTGGGACACTCGCCAAGGGCTCACCAG CGGCATCCCCTCACAGCCAGAGGAGTATGACGCCCTCCAGCGAGCACGCAGCCACACCCACACCACCATGTAGCCCACAGCACATCCTCAACTGGAAGAGTGG GTCTTTCAGTGACAGCTGTTTTCTCAGCAGCCCCCTGTGTTCAGAGCTGGCAGATGCGCAGTGGTACGGACAAGACAAGGCCAAACCAGGAACACTGGTCTGA
- the frmd4a gene encoding FERM domain-containing protein 4A isoform X2, whose translation MEAVLLGLDEVVCTRQSLLWTLTTTAIRRLCGHARNLPGPLHLLHTHRCVSRPLYQMTEGRRCQVHLLDDRKLELLVQPKLMAKDLLDLVASHFNLKEKEYFGIAYTDETGHFSWLQLDRRVLEHEFPKKSGPIVLYFCVRFYIESISYLKDNATIELFFLNAKSIIYKELIEVDSDVVFELASYILQEAKGDFTSNEATRSDLKKLPALPTQALKEHPSLAYCEDRVIEHYKKLTGQSRGQAIVNYMSIVESLPTYGVHYYAVKDKQGIPWWLGLSYKGIFQYDYQDKVKPRKVFQWRQLENLYFREKKFSVEVHDPRRASVTRRTFGHSGIAVHTWYACPALIKSIWAMAISQHQFYLDRKQSKSKIHAARSLSEIAIDLTETGTLKTSKLANMGSKGKIISGSSGSLLSSGSQESDSSQTAKKDMLAALRARQEALEETLRQRLEELKNICIREAELTGKLPKEYPLDPGEEPPTVRRKIGTAFKLDEQKILPKGEEVELERLEREFAIQSQITEAARRLASDPHVSSKKLKKQRKTSYLNALKKLQEIENSINEYRVRSGKKPTQRASLIIEEANICSEDSSLSDALVLDDDDPQVTGTPTFSPVASPHKGLPPRPPSHSRPPPPQSLDGLRHLHYTRSDYDKSPIKPKMWSESSLDEPYEKVKKRSSHSSHRRFPSSGSADAGGSNSLQSSPIRNMPHWNSQSSMPSTPDLRTRTPHYVHSTRSVDISPTRLHSLSQHFRNRSSSLESQGKLLASDPDAQPHTLGSPDFFLGPGRNSNGSDPLDDCSSCTSQSSSEHYYPSGGPPGSNPNYSTLGEDSPSKARQRQRQRHRSAGHLGSSNSGSMPNLAAKNGSGGGSGGGSMGGGHHGVYLHSQSQPSSQYRIKEYPLYVEGSPNPVVVRSLESDQEGHYSVKAQFKTSSSYTAGGLYKEAWGGEEGGEGSGRLTPSRSQIVRTPSLGREGGGGGGGGRAAVSEELRCWYQRSSGSLKERSHSHSGSTSSEAGSQQGTVGHGRGSRVGTLAKGSPAASPHSQRSMTPSSEHAATPTPPCSPQHILNWKSGSFSDSCFLSSPLCSELADAQWYGQDKAKPGTLV comes from the exons ATGACAGAGGGGAGGCGATGTCAGGTCCATCTCCTGGACGACAGGAAGCTGGAGCTTCTTGTACAG CCCAAACTGATGGCTAAGGACTTGCTGGACCTTGTGGCCTCTCACTTCAACCTCAAGGAGAAGGAGTACTTTGGAATTGCATACACAGACGAAAC GGGCCACTTTAGTTGGCTGCAGCTGGACCGCAGGGTTTTAGAGCATGAATTCCCCAAGAAGTCTGGTCCCATTGTCCTCTACTTCTGTGTGAG gTTCTACATTGAGAGCATATCTTACCTTAAGGACAATGCTACCATTgaactgttctttcttaatgccAAGTCCATCATATACAAG GAGCTTATTGAAGTAGACAGTGATGTTGTCTTCGAATTGGCCTCTTACATCCTACAG GAGGCCAAAGGGGATTTTACCAG CAATGAAGCAACGAGGTCTGACCTGAAAAAGCTGCCTGCTCTGCCAACTCAGGCCTTAAAGGAGCATCCATCTCTGGCCTACTG TGAAGACCGGGTCATAGAGCACTATAAGAAGCTTACTGGACAGTCTAGGGGGCAGGCTATTGTAAA TTATATGAGCATTGTAGAGTCTCTGCCCACATATGGAGTGCATTACTATGCTGTAAAG gACAAGCAGGGGATCCCTTGGTGGTTGGGTCTGAGCTACAAAGGAATCTTTCAGTATGACTACCAGGACAAAGTCAAACCCAGGAAG GTGTTTCAATGGCGTCAGTTGGAGAACCTCTACTTCAGAGAGAAGAAGTTTTCAGTGGAAGTTCATGACCCCAGGAG GGCGTCGGTAACAAGAAGGACTTTTGGTCATAGTGGCATTGCTGTGCATACCTGGTACGCCTGTCCTGCACTCATCAAGTCCATCTGGGCCATGGCGATCAGTCAACACCAGTTCTACCTGGACCGCAAGCAGAGCAAG TCAAAGATCCATGCCGCGCGGAGTTTGAGTGAGATTGCGATAGACCTTACAGAAACGGGAACTTTGAAGACCTCCAAGCTGGCCAACATGGGCAGCAAGGGAAAGATCATCAGTGGCAGCAGTGGCAGTCTGCTCTCCTCAG GCTCTCAGGAATCAGACAGCTCCCAGACCGCTAAGAAGGACATGCTAGCAGCACTGAGGGCCAGGCAGGAAGCTCTGGAGGAaacactaagacagagactggAGGAACTCAAGAACATCTGTATTAGAGAAGCG GAGCTGACAGGAAAACTTCCAAAGGAATATCCTCTGGATCCGGGAGAGGAGCCACCCACAGTCAGGCGGAAGATTGGCACTGCTTTCAAATTGGACGAGCAGAAAATTCTACCTAAGGGAGAG GAAGTGGAGCTTGAGCGTTTGGAGCGTGAGTTTGCTATTCAGTCCCAGATTACAGAGGCAGCCAGGCGTCTTGCCAGTGATCCTCATGTGAGCAGCAAGAAGCTGAAGAAACAGAGGAAGACTTCTTATCTGAACGCATTGAAGAAGCTCCAGGAAATTGAGAACTCTATCAATGAGTACCGGGTCCGCTCTGGCAAGAAGCCTACACAGAGGGCGTCACTCATTATAGAAG AAGCCAATATTTGTTCTGAAGacagctcattatctgatgcacTTGTACTGGATGACG aTGACCCTCAAGTTACAGGTACCCCGACCTTCTCTCCAGTAGCATCGCCTCATAAGGGCCTCCCTCCACGCCCACCTTCTCACAGTCGGCCCCCTCCACCACAGTCACTTGATGGCCTGCGACACCTGCACTACACACGCTCTGACTATGACAAATCTCCCATCAAACCCAAGATGTGGAGCGAATCGTCACTGGATGAGCCCTATGAGAAAGTCAAGAAACGCTCATCTCACTCCAG TCACAGGCGTTTCCCAAGTTCTGGCAGTGCTGACGCAGGAGGTAGTAACTCCCTGCAGAGCAGCCCCATCAGGAACATGCCTCACTGGAACTCTCAGTCCAGCATGCCATCGACCCCAGACCTGAGAACCAGGACTCCACACTATGTACATTCCACCAG GTCAGTGGACATCAGTCCCACACGTCTGCACAGTCTCTCTCAGCACTTTAGGAACCGCAGCTCCAGCCTTGAGTCTCAGGGCAAACTGCTGGCGTCTGATCCTGACGCACAGCCGCACACCTTGGGCAGTCCTGACTTCTTCCTTGGCCCAGGACGCAACTCCAATGGTTCCGACCCACTGGATGACTGTTCATCCTGCACCAGCCAAAGCAGCTCAGAGCATTACTACCCCTCTGGTGGACCTCCTGGCAGCAATCCAAACTACTCTACTCTGGGAGAGGACTCACCTTCCAAAGCAAGGCAGAGGCAGCGGCAAAGGCACAG ATCTGCAGGTCATTTAGGTTCCTCTAACTCGGGCTCTATGCCAAACCTGGCAGCTAAGAATGGCTCTGGTGGAGGCTCAGGTGGAGGCAGTATGGGAGGAGGACATCACGGAGTCTACCTCCACAGCCAGAGCCAGCCCTCCTCACAGTACCGCATCAAGGAGTACCCTCTATACGTGGAAGGCAGCCCCAACCCTGTGGTGGTGCGCAGCCTGGAGAGCGACCAGGAGGGCCACTACAGCGTGAAGGCACAATTCAAGACCTCCAGCTCCTACACAGCCGGGGGACTGTACAAGGAGGCCTGGGGgggtgaggagggaggagaggggagCGGCCGACTCACGCCATCACGCTCTCAGATCGTACGGACTCCGTCATTGGGGAGAGAgggtggtggaggtggaggaggcggGAGGGCAGCAGTGTCAGAAGAGCTGCGTTGTTGGTACCAGAGGTCTTCAGGGAGCCTGAAAGAAAGGAGTCACTCACATTCAGGATCTACTTCTTCTGAAGCTGGGTCACAGCAAGGCACTGTGGGACATGGTCGAGGGAGTAGAGTTGGGACACTCGCCAAGGGCTCACCAG CGGCATCCCCTCACAGCCAGAGGAGTATGACGCCCTCCAGCGAGCACGCAGCCACACCCACACCACCATGTAGCCCACAGCACATCCTCAACTGGAAGAGTGG GTCTTTCAGTGACAGCTGTTTTCTCAGCAGCCCCCTGTGTTCAGAGCTGGCAGATGCGCAGTGGTACGGACAAGACAAGGCCAAACCAGGAACACTGGTCTGA